In a single window of the Blastopirellula retiformator genome:
- the ggt gene encoding gamma-glutamyltransferase yields the protein MLRRAVLPLSLLLLLNLTWSALGGNDPTRVRNAMVVSQSAIASQVGADVMQEGGNAVDAAVATAFAMAVTHPTAGNIGGGGFLVFRPAEGEPTAFNFREKAPAAAHPEMWLNENGEYDYQRHHESHKAVGVPGTVAGLYLAWKTHGKLPWKRLVEPAVLLAADGFVVGDGLERTLKGEIDRFKKYPASLAQFTKNGEPYLAGDVLKQPDLAKTLERIRDQGPAGFYEGETAELLVKEMEANGGLITLEDMKGYAAQQCQPLTGKYRGYDVIGMPPPSSGGVGVIEMLNILEGYDIRSAGSGSALNLHRMAEAMRRSYADRAQHLGDPDFNPDMPVKELISKEHAAELRKTIDESKASVSTPESFEWAYESDETTHFSVVDADRNAVSMTYTLEYAYGSAITVPGAGFILNNEMGDFNAGPGLTTAGGLIGTKPNLALPQKRMLSSMSPTIIAKDGELFMVTGSPGGRTIINTVLQTILNVVDHKMNAQEAVDAGRIHHQWLPSRIMYEHQGFSPDTLAILRDMGHELYRNNKQGTAEVIVVDAKSGHLEGGLDRRRPDGGAAGY from the coding sequence ATGTTGCGACGTGCTGTGCTGCCGCTCTCTTTGTTATTGCTGCTGAATCTGACTTGGAGTGCGCTCGGGGGGAATGATCCGACGCGGGTCCGAAACGCGATGGTCGTTTCGCAAAGCGCTATCGCGTCGCAAGTGGGCGCCGATGTGATGCAGGAAGGGGGCAACGCCGTTGATGCGGCGGTGGCGACCGCGTTTGCCATGGCGGTGACTCATCCGACCGCCGGCAACATCGGCGGCGGCGGGTTCTTGGTCTTTCGTCCGGCCGAGGGAGAGCCGACGGCGTTTAACTTTCGTGAAAAGGCGCCGGCCGCCGCGCACCCCGAGATGTGGCTAAACGAAAACGGGGAATACGACTACCAGCGGCACCACGAAAGCCACAAGGCGGTCGGTGTGCCGGGGACGGTCGCTGGGCTGTACCTGGCTTGGAAAACGCACGGCAAGCTCCCTTGGAAACGCCTGGTCGAACCGGCGGTTCTTCTGGCGGCCGACGGGTTTGTGGTGGGAGATGGACTCGAGCGGACGCTGAAAGGGGAAATTGATCGTTTCAAGAAGTACCCCGCGTCGCTCGCGCAGTTCACCAAGAATGGAGAGCCGTACCTGGCTGGCGATGTTCTGAAACAGCCCGATCTGGCGAAGACGCTCGAGAGAATTCGTGATCAAGGACCGGCCGGTTTTTACGAAGGGGAAACGGCCGAACTGTTGGTCAAAGAAATGGAGGCCAACGGCGGTCTGATCACGCTGGAAGATATGAAGGGCTACGCCGCCCAGCAGTGCCAACCGCTAACCGGTAAATATCGCGGGTATGACGTGATCGGTATGCCCCCGCCCAGTTCGGGCGGCGTCGGCGTGATCGAAATGCTGAACATCCTGGAAGGATACGATATTCGATCCGCCGGATCAGGCTCGGCCCTGAACCTGCACCGCATGGCCGAAGCGATGCGCCGCAGCTACGCCGATCGGGCGCAGCACCTGGGCGATCCTGACTTCAATCCCGACATGCCGGTCAAAGAGCTGATCTCGAAGGAGCATGCCGCCGAGTTGCGCAAAACGATTGACGAGTCGAAGGCGTCCGTCTCGACGCCGGAGAGTTTCGAGTGGGCGTATGAAAGCGACGAGACGACTCACTTTTCGGTGGTCGACGCCGATCGCAACGCGGTCTCGATGACCTACACGCTCGAATACGCCTATGGCTCGGCGATCACCGTGCCGGGGGCCGGCTTTATCTTGAACAACGAGATGGGGGACTTTAATGCAGGCCCCGGTCTGACGACAGCGGGTGGTTTGATCGGCACCAAACCGAATTTGGCGCTGCCGCAAAAGCGGATGCTTTCGAGCATGTCGCCGACGATCATCGCCAAAGATGGCGAGCTGTTCATGGTGACCGGCAGTCCCGGCGGTCGCACGATCATCAATACCGTCCTGCAAACGATTTTGAATGTGGTCGACCACAAGATGAACGCCCAGGAAGCGGTTGACGCCGGGCGGATCCATCACCAGTGGTTGCCGTCGCGGATCATGTACGAGCACCAAGGCTTCTCGCCCGATACGCTCGCCATCCTTCGCGACATGGGGCACGAGCTCTACCGGAACAACAAGCAAGGGACCGCCGAAGTGATCGTCGTTGACGCCAAGAGCGGGCATTTGGAGGGTGGCCTCGATCGCCGCCGACCCGATGGCGGCGCGGCTGGATACTAA